In Juglans microcarpa x Juglans regia isolate MS1-56 chromosome 8D, Jm3101_v1.0, whole genome shotgun sequence, the following are encoded in one genomic region:
- the LOC121243676 gene encoding putative wall-associated receptor kinase-like 16, producing MGGYRLHLQVTWVGVLILSEMATSAVAAAHESALPSCLDHCGEVQIPYPFGTSDDCSLNKDFLINCTQSSTGRDQPQIDGIVVPKISMEGQLELSLKLSKKCYNESGMLSSFWRSRLLITTSTFTISNTENMFMAVGCDTYAYLHGKQYNGNFSMGCMSICQNQSNVLNGTCSGIGCCKVEIPKKVSNFSLQASSFRNHTEVWSFNPCSYAFIVKKGQFNFSSDNLSNIEDNNRTLPMVLDWTIGNERCKYAQLKSDYLCGGNSTCDDPENGYGYRCQCKKGYDGNPYLPLGCKDVNECLNPNLNNCTSPKRCINTEGNYTCSCPKWHSGDGRKDGESCTLNLGLVNKTAIASGVGFVVLLVSSTWMYLIIKQRKLIRLRERFFRQNGGVILRQQLSRQNSVETTKIFSAEELKKATNNYHENLIIGEGGFGIVYKGFLSDNRVVAIKKSKLVDKSQIEQFINEVLLLSQINHRNVVKLLGCCLETEVPLLVYEFISRGTLFEHIHHKDRSLRISWEARLKIAAETAEALSYLHCAASPPIIHRDVKSSNILLDDNYTAKVSDFGASRLIPLDQIEVFTLMQGTLGYLDPEYMQTSQLTEKSDVYSFGVILIELLTGEKALSFDRPEEERSLAMHFLSAIKEDRLFEVLEQNLGTKRNEKQLKEVANLARRCIKLKGEDRPTMKEVAAELEGLRKIDKHSWVSVGSNSEEREYLLGETSGSYTYDVAIKSSVVYDSMKDHTMVAFDGGR from the exons ATGGGTGGTTATCGGCTGCATTTGCAAGTGACATGGGTTGGTGTACTCATATTATCAGAAATGGCAACTTCTGCAGTTGCAGCAGCTCATGAATCAGCCCTCCCTAGCTGCCTCGACCACTGTGGAGAAGTCCAAATTCCGTATCCATTTGGCACATCTGACGATTGTTCCCTAAATAAAGACTTTCTCATTAATTGCACCCAATCGTCGACCGGCCGAGACCAACCTCAGATTGACGGTATCGTTGTCCCGAAGATTTCCATGGAAGGCCAGCTTGAACTCTCGCTGAAACTTTCCAAGAAATGTTACAACGAGTCGGGTATGCTTTCAAGCTTTTGGCGGTCCCGTCTGCTAATAACAACCTCCACTTTTACCATTTCTAACACCGAAAACATGTTCATGGCTGTTGGCTGTGACACGTATGCATACCTTCATGGTAAGCAGTACAATGGAAACTTCTCCATGGGCTGCATGTCCATTTGTCAGAATCAAAGCAATGTTTTAAATGGGACTTGCTCTGGAATTGGTTGTTGCAAGGTAGAGATCCCAAAAAAAGTAAGCAATTTCAGTTTGCAAGCAAGCAGCTTCCGTAATCACACGGAAGTATGGAGCTTCAATCCATGCAGCTATGCTTTCATTGTTAAAAAAGGCCAGTTTAATTTCTCCTCCGATAATCTTTCCAATATAGAAGATAATAATAGAACCCTTCCGATGGTTCTTGATTGGACGATTGGTAATGAAAGGTGTAAGTATGCTCAACTCAAGTCTGATTACTTATGTGGAGGGAACAGCAcatgtgatgatcctgaaaacggCTATGGATACCGTTGCCAGTGCAAGAAGGGTTACGACGGCAACCCCTACCTCCCACTTGGTTGCAAAG ATGTTAATGAGTGCCTGAACCCAAATCTCAATAATTGCACATCACCAAAGAGATGCATTAACACAGAAGGGAATTATACATGTTCTTGCCCCAAGTGGCACAGTGGGGACGGAAGAAAAGATGGTGAATCGTGCACTTTGAACCTCGGACTAGTGAATAAGACTGCCATTG CGAGTGGTGTAGGCTTTGTAGTACTGCTGGTCTCTAGCACTTGGATGTATTTGATAATCAAGCAAAGAAAGCTAATCAGGCTTAGAGAAAGATTCTTTCGCCAAAATGGTGGTGTGATTTTACGTCAACAACTCTCAAGACAAAATTCAGTTGAAACAACCAAGATTTTTAGTGCAGAAGAACTCAAAAAGGCTACCAACAATTATCATGAGAATCTAATCATTGGCGAAGGTGGATTTGGCATTGTTTATAAAGGATTTTTATCCGATAATAGAGTTGTGGCAATCAAGAAGTCCAAACTTGTGGATAAGAGCCAAATTGAGCAATTCATCAACGAGGTGCttttactttctcaaattaaCCATAGAAATGTTGTTAAACTCCTGGGTTGTTGTTTGGAGACAGAAGTTCCTTTACTAGTCTATGAATTCATCTCCCGAGGCACGCTCTTCGAGCACATACATCATAAAGATAGGTCCTTACGAATTTCATGGGAGGCTCGTCTTAAGATAGCTGCAGAAACAGCAGAGGCACTATCTTATCTGCACTGTGCAGCCTCTCCACCTATAATTCATAGAGATGTCAAGTCTTCAAACATATTACTAGATGATAATTACACAGCTAAAGTGTCTGATTTTGGAGCTTCAAGATTGATTCCATTAGACCAAATAGAAGTATTTACATTGATGCAAGGAACTCTTGGATACTTAGACCCTGAATATATGCAAACTAGCCAATTGACTGAGAAAAGTGATGTTTATAGCTTTGGTGTCATCCTGATAGAGTTACTGACCGGAGAAAAGGCACTTTCATTTGATAGGCCGGAGGAAGAGAGAAGTCTGGCTATGCATTTTCTTTCTGCTATTAAAGAGGATAGACTATTTGAAGTTCTTGAGCAGAATCTAGGGACTAAAAGAAATGAGAAGCAGCTGAAGGAAGTGGCTAATCTTGCAAGGAGGTGCATCAAATTGAAAGGGGAAGATAGGCCTACCATGAAGGAAGTAGCTGCTGAACTTGAAGGTTTAAGAAAGATTGACAAGCATTCTTGGGTTAGCGTTGGTTCCAATTcagaagagagagagtactTGCTGGGGGAGACATCCGGTTCTTATACATATGACGTTGCTATTAAAAGCAGTGTTGTATATGATAGCATGAAGGACCATACGATGGTAGCCTTTGATGGTGGGAGATGA
- the LOC121243144 gene encoding wall-associated receptor kinase 2-like, whose product MGGYNKLLVQVIWVGVILSRMATAAPATATTNGSALPNCPNWCGDVEIPYPFGIGEGCSLNKSFSVDCTKSSDGLRPWKQGVVVQQISIQGQIDIFMNTVEVCNNGSGLSTNLQFTVLRTATDTFTISNTQNVFVAVGCDTYAFLDGNQNNGNFSMGCMSICQYQSNVLNGTCSGIGCCQVEIPERVSKMTLRVYSFNNHTKVLKFNPCGYAFVVKKQLFNFSSVYLSSLQNNRTIPMVLDWTIGNERCKYAQLKTDYICGGNSTCDDPENGYGYRCQCNKGYEGNPYLPLGCKDIDECISLEKPCAGRNARCINTDGSYTCTCQHGFEGDGQIGCRKRHSKIIPIALGASTCLGVLFLLIGGWGSYKVVKKRKRIQRRQEFFKRNGGLLLQQQISQSELNVENTKLFNSKDLERATDHFNVNRILGQGGQGTVYKGMLDDGRIVAVKKSKITNEGKLREFINEVVVLSRINHRNIVKLLGCCLETEVPLLVYEFVPNGTLSKYLSDQIEEFPLTWDMRLRIATEIAGALYYLHSEASLPIYHRDIKSTNILLDDKYRAKVADFGTSRSVAIDQTHLTTLVHGTFGYLDPEYFQSSQFTEKSDVYSFGVVLVELLTGEKAISLTRAPESKGLASYFISSMEENNLFDILDKRILMEAVEEELIAVANVAKRCLSLDGKKRPMMKEVSMELEAVKISQKASSLEMCKRDYRPTVKEVVVMLDGLRGKGKQTRKEANLNTEETEHLLSASTQYSLNIDVGVGYSSTSTI is encoded by the exons ATGGGTGGTTATAATAAGCTGCTTGTGCAAGTCATATGGGTAGGCGTAATATTATCTAGAATGGCAACTGCAGCACCAGCAACAGCAACAACTAATGGATCAGCCCTCCCTAACTGCCCCAACTGGTGTGGAGATGTTGAAATTCCATATCCATTTGGTATAGGTGAAGGTTGTTCCCTAAATAAAAGCTTTTCTGTCGATTGCACCAAATCGTCGGACGGACTCCGACCATGGAAGCAGGGCGTCGTTGTCCAACAGATTTCCATCCAAGGTCAGATTGACATCTTCATGAACACTGTTGAGGTCTGTAACAACGGGTCGGGGCTCTCGACAAACTTGCAGTTTACCGTTCTGAGAACCGCCACCGATACTTTTACCATTTCTAACACCCAAAACGTGTTCGTTGCTGTTGGCTGCGATACATATGCATTCCTTGATGGTAACCAGAACAATGGAAACTTCTCCATGGGCTGCATGTCCATTTGCCAATATcaaagcaatgttttgaatggGACTTGCTCGGGAATTGGTTGTTGCCAGGTAGAGATCCCGGAAAGAGTGAGCAAAATGACTTTGCGAGTATATAGCTTCAATAATCACACAAAAGTATTGAAATTCAATCCCTGCGGCTATGCTTTCGTTGTTAAGAAACAACTGTTCAATTTCTCCTCCGTTTATCTTTCCAGTCTCCAGAATAATAGAACCATTCCAATGGTACTTGATTGGACGATCGGTAATGAAAGGTGTAAGTATGCTCAGCTCAAGACTGATTACATATGTGGAGGGAACAGCAcatgtgatgatcctgaaaacggCTATGGATACCGTTGCCAGTGCAATAAGGGTTACGAGGGCAACCCCTACCTCCCACTTGGTTGCAAAG ATATTGATGAGTGTATTTCACTTGAGAAACCTTGCGCTGGCCGTAATGCAAGATGCATCAACACTGATGGAAGTTACACATGTACCTGTCAACATGGGTTCGAAGGAGATGGACAGATAGGTTGCAGAAAAAGgcattctaaaattattcctATTGCACTCG GTGCTAGTACATGCCTTGGGGTATTATTTCTACTTATTGGTGGATGGGGGTCATACAAAGTggtgaagaaaaggaaaaggattcAACGTAGGCAGGAGTTCTTTAAACGAAATGGCGGATTGTTGTTACAACAGCAAATATCTCAAAGTGAATTGAATGTTGAGAACAcgaaattatttaattcaaagGACTTGGAGAGAGCCACTGACCATTTTAATGTTAATAGAATACTCGGTCAAGGAGGACAAGGCACTGTTTACAAAGGTATGTTAGACGATGGAAGAATTGTTGCTGTGAAAAAGTCAAAGATAACTAATGAAGGAAAGCTTCGAGAATTCATTAATGAAGTTGTTGTTCTTTCACGAATTAATCATAGGAACATTGTTAAACTACTAG GTTGTTGCTTGGAGACAGAAGTGCCTTTACTAGTGTATGAATTTGTTCCTAATGGAACTCTCTCGAAATATCTAAGTGATCAAATTGAGGAGTTTCCACTAACATGGGATATGCGCTTACGAATTGCCACAGAAATTGCAGGAgctctctactatttacactcaGAAGCTTCATTACCCATTTACCATCGAGACATTAAGTCAACGAACATTCTCTTAGATGATAAATACAGGGCAAAAGTAGCAGATTTTGGGACTTCAAGATCCGTTGCTATTGATCAAACTCACTTGACTACACTAGTGCATGGAACTTTTGGATACTTGGATCCGGAGTATTTTCAATCAAGTCAATTTACAGAAAAGAGCGATGTTTATAGCTTTGGTGTTGTCCTTGTTGAGCTTTTAACCGGAGAAAAAGCTATCTCTTTGACAAGGGCACCAGAATCCAAAGGTTTAGCCTCGTATTTTATTTCCTCGATGGAAGAAAACAATTTGTTTGATATTCTTGATAAACGAATTCTGATGGAAGCTGTAGAAGAAGAGCTTATTGCAGTCGCAAACGTTGCAAAAAGGTGCTTGAGCTTGGATGGAAAGAAACGACCTATGATGAAAGAAGTCTCAATGGAGTTGGAGGCagtaaaaatatcacaaaaagcTTCAAGCcttgaaatgtgcaaaagagatTATAGGCCTACTgtgaaggaggtggtggtgatGCTGGATGGACTAAGAGGTAAAGGAAAGCAAACAAGGAAAGAAGCTAATCTCAACACAGAAGAGACAGAGCATTTGCTTAGTGCATCCACACAGTACTCTTTAAACATTGATGTTGGTGTTGGCTATTCTTCCACAAGTACCATTTGA